A single Bacillus sp. OxB-1 DNA region contains:
- a CDS encoding DeoR family transcriptional regulator → MKSTTDRMLTRIKDVYLYILDNGTVSTDTLVEEFGITHRTVQRDLNVLEYNELITSPVRGKWTTTAKKVKLPS, encoded by the coding sequence TTGAAATCAACTACGGATCGTATGCTTACCCGCATCAAGGATGTCTATCTATACATCCTGGATAACGGTACGGTTTCTACTGACACTTTGGTCGAGGAATTTGGCATCACTCACCGCACGGTACAAAGGGATTTGAACGTTCTGGAATATAACGAACTCATCACCAGCCCGGTCCGCGGTAAATGGACAACAACAGCAAAGAAAGTGAAATTACCTTCATAA
- a CDS encoding pseudouridine synthase: MRLDKLLANMGYGSRKEVRQLLKTGSVRVNTETVKDASAHVDPHQDEVSILGERVYYKEFIYLMLHKPQGVISATEDGRDRTVVDLLDAEDRHFNPFPVGRLDKDTEGLLLLTNDGKLAHNLLSPRKEVPKTYYAHISGVVTEEDVVKFAAGVTLEDGYLTKPGMLKVLKSDEQSEIELTITEGKFHQVKRMFEAVGKRVIYLKRLSMGPLQIDASLSIGEYRELTEEELKSLLALVNKEES; encoded by the coding sequence TTGCGATTGGATAAATTATTGGCAAATATGGGGTACGGTTCCCGCAAGGAGGTCCGGCAATTGTTGAAGACCGGCTCCGTCCGGGTCAATACAGAAACGGTGAAAGATGCCTCGGCTCATGTGGATCCTCACCAAGATGAAGTATCCATCCTCGGGGAGCGTGTCTATTATAAGGAATTCATCTATTTGATGCTGCACAAGCCGCAAGGGGTCATTTCCGCGACGGAAGACGGGAGGGATCGCACGGTCGTCGATCTGCTCGATGCGGAGGACCGCCATTTCAATCCTTTCCCGGTCGGCCGATTGGATAAGGATACCGAAGGGCTGTTGTTGCTGACGAATGACGGGAAACTTGCCCATAATCTTTTGTCTCCGAGAAAAGAAGTGCCGAAAACGTATTATGCGCATATTTCAGGTGTCGTGACGGAAGAGGATGTAGTCAAATTTGCTGCCGGCGTCACGTTGGAGGATGGCTATTTGACGAAACCTGGAATGCTCAAAGTATTGAAGTCCGATGAACAATCGGAAATCGAACTGACTATTACGGAAGGGAAATTCCATCAAGTGAAGAGGATGTTCGAGGCGGTCGGGAAACGGGTCATCTATTTGAAACGATTATCGATGGGACCGCTTCAGATAGACGCCTCATTGTCGATCGGCGAGTATCGAGAGCTGACCGAAGAGGAATTGAAGTCGTTATTGGCGCTTGTAAACAAGGAAGAGAGCTGA
- a CDS encoding putative polysaccharide biosynthesis protein, whose amino-acid sequence MSSNLVKGTAILTIGLFLSKALGLLYVIPFYAIVGKESIGLYQYAYIPYNIALSLAISGAPLAFSKYTAKYNALGDYATGRKLMKSGMVAMALTGIVSFLILYFMAEPIAHMVRKDDEQIFTIDEIASVIRWVSFALIVVPIMSLVRGFLQGYQKFEPTSVSQLVEQIVRIIFVLAGAFIVVNFLHESPRTAVSFAVFAAFIGALASLFVLYLYWKKYKPEFDHLLANSPPADNVSFRNMYKELFAYIFPFILVGVINPLYQFVDMVTFNEAMVSIGLAKVSDIYLSMLNFLTHKIVMIPVMVATGFSMALIPVITSYYAKQNQKGIVRSLDQTYQIMLFLTVPMVIGLIVLSNEFYLFLYEKDEMGAAVLAYYAPVAILFGLYTVTASILQGIDRHKWIVFTSLLGLLLKLALNIPLIKLFETNGAILATAIGYTVAVGTNIVIITKTLQYRSQMVVRRLILIGILNAIMLAAVLLTLKVLNLFGGADNKIQALLYIFVCAAVGAGVYGYLSLKIGLAQKLFGARLKRLTSKFGL is encoded by the coding sequence ATGTCATCGAATTTAGTTAAAGGCACTGCCATCTTGACGATCGGGCTCTTTCTATCGAAAGCGCTTGGTCTCTTATATGTAATCCCATTTTATGCCATTGTCGGAAAAGAGAGCATCGGGCTTTATCAATACGCATACATACCGTATAATATCGCGCTTTCCCTTGCGATTTCGGGAGCGCCGCTCGCCTTTTCAAAATACACTGCAAAATATAATGCACTCGGCGATTATGCAACCGGTCGGAAATTGATGAAATCGGGAATGGTTGCCATGGCGCTTACCGGAATTGTTTCGTTTCTCATCCTTTACTTCATGGCGGAACCGATCGCCCATATGGTACGGAAAGATGATGAACAAATCTTTACGATTGATGAAATCGCTTCGGTCATCCGCTGGGTCAGCTTTGCCTTGATTGTCGTGCCCATCATGTCTCTCGTGCGGGGCTTTCTGCAAGGGTACCAAAAGTTCGAACCGACTTCCGTCTCCCAATTGGTGGAACAGATTGTCCGGATCATATTCGTTCTTGCCGGGGCTTTCATCGTTGTCAATTTCCTGCATGAATCCCCTCGGACGGCAGTCAGCTTTGCAGTATTTGCCGCATTTATCGGTGCATTGGCGAGTCTATTCGTCCTCTATTTATATTGGAAGAAGTACAAGCCGGAGTTCGATCATTTATTGGCCAATAGTCCACCTGCCGACAATGTGTCGTTCCGGAATATGTACAAGGAATTATTCGCTTATATTTTTCCGTTCATATTGGTCGGGGTCATTAATCCGCTTTATCAATTTGTCGATATGGTCACGTTCAATGAAGCGATGGTTTCCATCGGACTGGCCAAAGTTTCGGATATTTACTTATCGATGCTGAACTTTCTGACACATAAGATTGTCATGATTCCTGTCATGGTGGCGACCGGATTTTCCATGGCGCTCATCCCGGTAATTACAAGTTATTATGCAAAACAGAATCAGAAAGGGATTGTCCGCTCCCTGGATCAGACGTATCAGATCATGCTGTTTCTAACAGTTCCGATGGTTATCGGACTGATTGTCCTGTCCAATGAATTTTATCTATTCCTATATGAAAAAGATGAAATGGGAGCGGCCGTCCTCGCTTATTATGCCCCGGTAGCCATCTTGTTCGGGCTCTATACAGTAACAGCTTCGATTTTGCAAGGGATCGACCGGCATAAGTGGATCGTCTTCACGTCACTTCTCGGGCTGTTATTGAAATTGGCATTGAATATCCCGCTCATTAAACTATTTGAGACGAATGGCGCCATTTTGGCAACGGCAATCGGATATACGGTTGCGGTCGGAACTAATATCGTTATCATTACGAAAACTTTGCAATACCGTTCTCAAATGGTGGTCCGCAGATTGATTCTGATCGGTATTTTGAATGCCATCATGTTAGCGGCAGTCCTGTTGACATTGAAAGTATTGAACCTGTTCGGCGGGGCAGACAACAAAATACAGGCCCTTCTTTATATTTTCGTTTGTGCGGCAGTCGGCGCCGGCGTGTATGGTTATCTATCTTTAAAGATCGGCCTTGCCCAAAAGCTGTTCGGCGCCCGTCTCAAGCGGCTGACGTCGAAATTCGGTCTGTAG
- a CDS encoding aldehyde dehydrogenase family protein, which yields MRSHLKHFINGEWVESTGSNTIDVINPATEEVIGQISDGTTEDLDKAVAAARAAFPSFSQTTKEERIQLLNRIADEYEKRKSDIVEAITQELGSPLSMSEKSHYKMGLGHFRQAAKELESFEFTERRGNTLIRKEAIGVSGLITPWNFPTNQTSTKLASAFAAGSTVVLKPSELTPFAAIILAEVFQAAGLPKGVFNLVNGFGEVVGNGISSHPDIDFVSFTGSGAVGQKISENAAKTIKKVALELGGKSPLIILEDYDMKKAAKIAVSNVVFNSGQVCTAATRTLVPKSKHDEFIDAVKEVLPDFRVGDPQDSKSFLGPLVSEKQYHRVQGYIEKGLEEGATLIAGGTGKPEGLEKGYFVKPTVFTNVQNSMVIAQEEIFGPVMSILAYENLNEAIEIANDTIYGLAGYVIGEDVETVEKVASSIRAGRIVVNGAPQDFSAPFGGYKQSGIGREWGDYGIEEYLEIKSVVGMPS from the coding sequence ATGCGTAGCCATCTAAAACATTTTATTAATGGTGAATGGGTCGAATCCACCGGTTCAAACACAATTGACGTCATCAACCCAGCTACTGAGGAAGTGATCGGGCAAATCAGTGATGGAACAACAGAAGATCTTGATAAAGCCGTTGCAGCAGCCCGGGCCGCTTTTCCTTCTTTTTCCCAAACAACAAAAGAAGAGCGTATTCAACTATTAAATCGGATTGCTGATGAATATGAGAAGCGTAAAAGTGATATCGTTGAAGCGATCACACAAGAATTGGGCTCGCCGCTTTCAATGAGCGAAAAGTCTCACTACAAAATGGGATTGGGACATTTCCGTCAAGCGGCAAAAGAATTGGAAAGCTTTGAATTTACCGAAAGACGCGGGAATACGTTAATACGCAAAGAGGCAATCGGCGTTAGCGGTCTAATTACACCATGGAACTTCCCGACAAACCAGACATCCACAAAGCTTGCAAGCGCTTTTGCCGCTGGAAGCACTGTTGTGTTAAAACCATCTGAGCTTACACCATTCGCTGCAATTATTCTCGCTGAAGTTTTTCAGGCTGCTGGCTTACCAAAAGGTGTCTTTAACCTTGTAAATGGTTTTGGCGAAGTCGTCGGAAATGGTATCAGTTCTCACCCAGATATTGATTTTGTATCCTTTACCGGTTCCGGAGCTGTCGGTCAAAAGATTAGTGAAAATGCCGCGAAAACGATCAAAAAAGTAGCACTCGAACTCGGAGGAAAATCACCACTTATTATACTGGAAGACTATGACATGAAAAAAGCGGCTAAAATCGCGGTTTCAAATGTCGTTTTCAACTCTGGCCAAGTATGTACAGCGGCAACAAGAACGCTTGTTCCAAAATCGAAACACGATGAATTTATCGATGCTGTGAAAGAAGTCTTGCCCGACTTTCGTGTTGGCGATCCACAAGATAGCAAAAGTTTCTTGGGGCCGCTTGTTTCTGAGAAACAGTACCATCGCGTACAAGGGTATATTGAGAAAGGACTGGAAGAAGGTGCTACACTCATTGCAGGTGGAACCGGCAAACCAGAAGGCTTGGAAAAAGGGTACTTTGTAAAACCAACCGTATTTACGAATGTGCAAAATAGTATGGTGATCGCTCAAGAAGAAATCTTTGGACCGGTCATGTCAATCCTAGCTTACGAGAATCTTAATGAAGCGATTGAAATTGCCAATGATACGATATATGGATTAGCAGGTTATGTTATTGGGGAAGATGTCGAAACTGTGGAAAAGGTCGCTTCTTCCATTCGAGCTGGTCGTATTGTCGTGAATGGGGCCCCTCAAGATTTCTCTGCACCATTTGGAGGCTATAAACAATCCGGAATCGGCCGTGAATGGGGAGACTACGGCATTGAAGAATATTTGGAAATTAAATCGGTAGTCGGCATGCCGTCATAA
- a CDS encoding DUF3221 domain-containing protein gives MRKRIGLVLAALFLAGCGTAENSSGLAPKEKSAGNEREIVAQLKQTVKESKLREAALKELEENGLLDDPEMKEDLAVQAIEGPAVMEALDSVYGEEGHRKEGVLFYENQSDNAAQPGIWIGIQDPDERLDKVVDLLQQQVGAGKILASPIHFYRSAYSEDDLRQLQDDVLEAIQPMNTGRGSLGISADVKTGDIEISHDFLKEGQQEELRHQFADHLLHFEQTGRMVAEPGEPTTTYPEQPFTTTPSTEGSYVMEIGEGQMLVVDAKPRDFGSGDFYDAVYYGYPDAANDLKVGQRVKVEASGPIAESYPGQGSAKYVEVLPEYKPEQAKLSESEVIGKVIQQAKKKLEGMVIIRSITFNEKTANWKVEAMQSGEDQVSVIKIQDE, from the coding sequence ATGAGGAAAAGAATCGGTTTGGTACTGGCCGCTTTGTTCCTGGCAGGTTGCGGGACGGCGGAAAATAGCTCCGGCCTGGCACCGAAGGAAAAATCGGCTGGAAATGAGCGGGAGATTGTCGCGCAGCTTAAGCAGACTGTCAAGGAATCCAAGTTAAGGGAAGCTGCATTGAAGGAGCTTGAGGAAAATGGTCTTCTGGATGATCCGGAAATGAAGGAGGACTTGGCCGTGCAAGCTATTGAAGGTCCGGCGGTAATGGAGGCGCTGGATAGCGTCTATGGTGAAGAGGGACACCGGAAAGAAGGCGTTCTTTTCTATGAAAATCAATCGGACAATGCGGCGCAACCGGGCATTTGGATAGGAATCCAAGATCCGGATGAACGGTTGGACAAGGTCGTGGATTTATTGCAGCAACAAGTGGGTGCCGGTAAAATTCTGGCGAGTCCAATCCATTTTTACCGCAGCGCCTACTCGGAAGACGACCTGCGGCAACTGCAGGATGACGTGCTGGAGGCAATCCAGCCGATGAATACCGGCCGCGGATCATTGGGCATATCAGCAGACGTGAAGACGGGGGATATTGAAATATCTCATGACTTTTTGAAAGAGGGACAGCAGGAAGAACTGCGGCATCAATTCGCAGACCACCTCCTCCATTTCGAACAGACCGGGAGGATGGTTGCGGAGCCGGGCGAGCCGACAACGACTTATCCGGAGCAACCGTTCACTACTACCCCTTCCACTGAAGGCTCCTATGTCATGGAAATCGGGGAAGGACAGATGCTTGTCGTTGATGCAAAGCCGAGGGATTTCGGCTCGGGTGACTTTTACGACGCTGTCTATTACGGCTACCCCGACGCGGCAAACGATTTGAAGGTCGGCCAGCGGGTGAAGGTGGAGGCCAGCGGACCCATCGCTGAATCGTATCCGGGGCAGGGGAGCGCCAAATATGTGGAAGTCCTGCCCGAGTATAAGCCGGAACAGGCAAAGCTGTCCGAATCGGAAGTCATTGGTAAAGTGATTCAACAAGCAAAAAAGAAATTAGAAGGCATGGTCATTATTCGATCGATTACATTTAATGAAAAAACAGCGAATTGGAAAGTAGAAGCAATGCAAAGTGGAGAGGATCAAGTAAGTGTAATTAAAATCCAGGACGAGTAA
- a CDS encoding NAD(P)/FAD-dependent oxidoreductase, which produces MSYDRKNNVDVIVIGGGPSGLMASIAAAENGRKVLLLEKGKKLGTKLAISGGGRCNVTNRLPLEEIVKNIPGNGRFLYGPFSVFNNEDIIRFFEGLGVALKEEDHGRMFPVSNKAKDVVDALLQQMDRLDVQVKLETRVKKLLMDDEKVLGVRLESGEEIRSQAVVVAVGGKAVPQTGSTGDGYPWAERAGHTVTTLYPTEVPLLSNESFIVSRELQGLALRDVAVSVLNAKGKTLVTHQMDMLFTHFGLSGPAILRCSQFVVKERMKNGNQPVDMRIDSLPTDNEEKAFQLIHTSLKEDPKKAVKNALKGMVPERWLLFLLDEAEIDPAATGATIASEKIRMLAKLLKAFTMKVNGTQPIEKAFVTGGGVSVKEIVPKTMASRMKEGLYFCGEILDIHGYTGGYNITSALVTGRIAGMSAGEFTSER; this is translated from the coding sequence ATGTCTTACGACAGAAAGAATAATGTAGACGTCATCGTCATCGGTGGAGGGCCCTCCGGTTTGATGGCTTCGATTGCCGCAGCCGAAAACGGAAGGAAAGTCCTACTTTTGGAAAAAGGAAAAAAACTCGGCACGAAACTGGCGATTTCAGGCGGCGGTCGCTGCAACGTAACTAATCGGCTTCCGCTAGAGGAAATCGTCAAAAATATTCCGGGCAACGGGCGCTTTTTATACGGCCCCTTTTCGGTCTTCAACAATGAAGACATCATCCGGTTTTTCGAAGGGCTCGGAGTCGCACTGAAAGAAGAGGACCACGGGCGCATGTTCCCGGTTTCCAATAAAGCGAAAGATGTCGTCGATGCACTGTTACAGCAGATGGACCGATTGGACGTCCAAGTGAAACTCGAGACACGCGTGAAAAAGCTGCTGATGGATGATGAAAAAGTGCTCGGGGTGCGATTGGAATCGGGAGAGGAAATCCGATCTCAAGCCGTCGTCGTTGCGGTCGGCGGAAAAGCGGTTCCGCAAACGGGGTCAACGGGGGACGGCTACCCATGGGCGGAGCGCGCCGGTCATACAGTGACTACGTTATACCCGACCGAAGTCCCTTTATTGTCAAATGAATCGTTCATCGTTTCGAGGGAACTGCAAGGACTCGCTTTGCGCGACGTAGCAGTTTCCGTGCTGAACGCAAAAGGGAAAACACTCGTCACCCATCAAATGGACATGCTCTTCACCCATTTCGGGTTAAGTGGACCCGCCATTTTACGCTGCAGCCAATTTGTTGTGAAAGAGCGGATGAAAAACGGCAATCAGCCCGTCGACATGCGGATCGACTCCCTTCCAACGGATAATGAAGAGAAGGCGTTCCAACTCATTCACACATCACTGAAAGAGGATCCAAAAAAAGCGGTGAAAAACGCTCTGAAAGGCATGGTCCCGGAACGCTGGCTCCTATTTCTACTGGATGAAGCGGAAATCGATCCGGCCGCAACGGGTGCAACCATCGCGTCTGAAAAAATTCGGATGCTCGCGAAACTGTTGAAAGCTTTCACCATGAAAGTGAATGGCACACAACCGATCGAAAAAGCATTCGTCACCGGCGGAGGCGTCTCCGTCAAGGAAATCGTCCCAAAGACAATGGCCTCGCGAATGAAAGAAGGGCTTTATTTCTGCGGGGAAATATTAGACATCCACGGCTACACAGGAGGCTACAATATCACCTCCGCCCTCGTCACCGGCCGGATCGCCGGCATGAGCGCCGGGGAATTCACCTCCGAAAGGTGA
- the leuS gene encoding leucine--tRNA ligase — protein MSYNHVEIEKKWQKYWKDHQTYKMVDDPSKPKFYALDMFPYPSGAGLHVGHPLGYIATDILSSFKRKQGYNVLHPMGWDAFGLPAEQYALDTGNDPAEFTARNIATFKRQMQDLGFSYDWDREINTTDPSYYKWTQWIFIQLYKKGLAYVDEVPVNWCPALGTVLANEEVIDGKSERGGHPVERRPMRQWVLRITEYADRLLEDLDDLDWPDSLKDMQRNWIGRSEGAQLTFEIDGTDLSFEAFTTRPDTIFGATYAVLAPEHKLVEQITTAGQQAAVEAYLEKVKSKSDLERTDLAKEKTGVFTGAYAINPASGEKMPIWIADYVLASYGTGAIMAVPAHDERDYEFAKEFDLPIVEVVEGGDVSKEAYVGDGPHVNSGFLDGLSKDEAIEKAIAWFVENGKGEKKITYRLRDWLFSRQRYWGEPIPIIHWEDGSMSPVDESELPLKLPVTDNIRPSGTGESPLANIEEWVNVVDPVTGMKGRRETNTMPQWAGSCWYYIRYIDPNNDDMIIDPELAKRWLPVDIYVGGAEHAVLHLLYARFWHKVLYDIGVVQTKEPFQKLFNQGMILGEGHVKMSKSLGNVINPDDIVHSHGADTLRLYEMFMGPLEASKEWSTNGLEGARRFLDRIWRLFVNEDGTLSSKIGGEAGGPLEKVYHQTVKKVTEDFEGMRNNTAISQLMVFINEGYKVDSIPKEYVEGFLLLISPITPHLAEEIWEKLGHTDTITYETWPTYDESKLVDDTVEMAIQLNGKVRTKIVVSKDATKEELEQSVMEDEKVKELLEGKDVKKVIAIPGRLVNIVVGG, from the coding sequence ATGAGTTACAACCATGTCGAGATTGAAAAGAAATGGCAAAAATATTGGAAAGATCACCAAACATACAAGATGGTCGACGATCCGTCCAAGCCGAAGTTCTATGCTTTGGATATGTTCCCGTATCCGTCGGGGGCGGGGCTTCATGTCGGTCATCCGCTAGGCTATATCGCAACGGATATTTTAAGTTCATTCAAACGGAAGCAAGGGTATAATGTCCTGCATCCGATGGGTTGGGATGCGTTCGGTCTGCCGGCGGAGCAGTATGCGCTGGACACAGGAAACGACCCGGCTGAATTCACGGCACGCAATATTGCGACGTTCAAGCGGCAAATGCAGGATCTTGGGTTTTCCTATGACTGGGACCGGGAAATCAATACGACGGACCCAAGCTATTATAAATGGACGCAATGGATCTTCATTCAATTGTATAAAAAGGGTTTGGCGTATGTCGATGAAGTGCCGGTCAACTGGTGTCCCGCTCTTGGAACCGTATTGGCGAATGAAGAAGTGATCGATGGCAAGTCCGAGCGTGGCGGCCATCCGGTTGAGCGACGCCCGATGCGCCAGTGGGTGCTCCGCATTACGGAATATGCGGATCGCTTGCTTGAGGATTTGGATGATTTGGACTGGCCGGATAGCTTGAAAGATATGCAGCGCAACTGGATCGGCCGTTCGGAAGGGGCGCAGCTGACATTTGAAATCGATGGAACTGATCTTTCATTCGAAGCATTCACGACACGACCGGATACGATTTTCGGCGCAACGTATGCGGTGCTGGCGCCTGAGCATAAATTGGTCGAACAAATTACAACTGCCGGGCAACAAGCGGCAGTCGAAGCGTATTTGGAAAAGGTGAAATCGAAGAGCGATTTGGAACGGACGGACTTGGCGAAAGAAAAAACCGGCGTCTTTACGGGAGCGTATGCGATCAACCCGGCAAGCGGCGAAAAAATGCCGATCTGGATCGCCGATTATGTTCTCGCGTCATATGGAACTGGCGCCATCATGGCGGTCCCGGCACACGACGAACGCGATTATGAATTCGCGAAAGAATTTGATCTGCCGATTGTCGAGGTCGTAGAAGGCGGAGATGTTTCGAAAGAGGCGTATGTCGGTGACGGTCCACACGTCAACTCCGGTTTCCTCGATGGACTAAGCAAGGATGAAGCCATTGAAAAGGCGATCGCTTGGTTTGTTGAAAACGGCAAAGGCGAAAAGAAAATTACGTACCGCCTCCGTGATTGGCTCTTCTCCAGACAGCGCTATTGGGGCGAACCGATTCCGATCATCCATTGGGAAGACGGTTCCATGTCACCTGTGGACGAGTCGGAATTGCCGCTGAAGCTGCCGGTGACGGACAATATCAGACCGAGCGGCACGGGCGAATCGCCGCTTGCCAATATCGAAGAATGGGTCAATGTCGTTGATCCGGTAACAGGCATGAAAGGCCGCCGCGAGACAAATACGATGCCGCAATGGGCGGGAAGCTGCTGGTATTATATCCGGTATATCGACCCGAACAATGACGACATGATCATCGATCCGGAACTGGCGAAACGTTGGCTGCCGGTCGACATTTATGTCGGCGGGGCAGAGCACGCCGTTCTGCATTTGCTGTACGCGCGCTTCTGGCATAAAGTGCTGTACGATATCGGTGTCGTCCAAACGAAAGAACCATTCCAAAAATTGTTCAACCAAGGGATGATCTTAGGGGAAGGCCATGTGAAAATGTCCAAATCCCTCGGCAACGTCATCAATCCGGATGACATCGTCCATTCACATGGCGCAGATACGCTGCGTCTTTACGAAATGTTCATGGGGCCGTTGGAGGCCTCGAAAGAATGGTCGACGAACGGGTTGGAAGGCGCTCGCCGTTTCCTCGATCGGATTTGGCGCTTGTTCGTCAATGAAGACGGCACGCTCAGCTCGAAAATCGGCGGGGAAGCCGGTGGGCCGCTTGAGAAAGTTTACCATCAGACGGTGAAGAAAGTGACCGAGGATTTCGAAGGCATGCGCAATAATACGGCCATTTCCCAATTGATGGTATTCATCAATGAAGGCTATAAAGTCGACTCGATTCCGAAAGAGTATGTGGAGGGCTTCCTTCTGCTCATCTCGCCAATCACTCCGCACCTTGCGGAAGAGATTTGGGAAAAGCTCGGCCATACGGATACAATCACGTATGAAACATGGCCGACATACGATGAGTCGAAACTCGTAGACGACACAGTCGAGATGGCGATCCAACTGAACGGCAAAGTCCGCACGAAAATCGTCGTATCGAAAGACGCGACGAAAGAAGAGCTCGAGCAATCCGTCATGGAAGACGAGAAAGTGAAAGAGCTGCTCGAAGGTAAAGACGTGAAAAAAGTGATTGCAATTCCTGGACGGTTGGTAAACATCGTCGTTGGAGGATAA